TGTTGCCGTCACCCGCGTGCGCGCAGACACCGATGGTGAGGTCGTACTTCTCGGCGACGGCGGCGGTGCCTTCGAGCATCGCGCCGAGCTTCGAGCGCGGTACGCAGACGTCGTCGATCATCGTCGCCGACTTGACGGTCTCCAGTGCGGTGAGCGACATCCGCCGGGCCTGGAGCAGCATCTCGGACTCGGCGGCGTCCTCGGCGGGGACCACCTCCGTGGCGCCCGCGGCGGTGCACAGCTCGGCTACGGCGGCCAGGTCGGCCGACGGGTCCGGGGTGTCGAAGGCGGCGAGCAGCAGCGCCTCGGTGCTGTCGGGGAGGCCCATGCCGGCCAGCCTGTTGACGGCCTGGACGGTTGTACGGTCCATCAGTTCGAGGAGTGACGGGGTATGACCGCGCTCCATGATCCGGCAGATCGCCTCGCAGGCGGTGGCCGCGCTCGGGAACTCCGCGGCCAGGACGAGCTGCTGCGGCGGCTGGGGCCTCAGCGCGAGCACGGCCTTGACGACGACTCCGAGGCTGCCCTCGGACCCGACGAAGAGCCGGGTGAGGTCGTATCCGGCGACGCCCTTCGCGGTACGGCGGCCGGTGGTGAGCAGCCGCCCGTCGGCGAGGACGACGTCCAGGCCGAGTACGTATTCGGCGGTGACCCCGTACTTCACGCAGCACAGACCGCCGGACGCGGTGCCGATGTTGCCGCCGATGGTGCACATCTCCCAGCTGGAGGGGTCCGGCGGGTAGTAGAGCCCGTGCTCGTTGACCGCCCGGGAGAGCACCGCGTTGATGACGCCCGGCTCGACGACGGCGATCCGGTCGACCGGGTTGATCTCCAGGATCCGGTCCATCTTCACCAGGGACAGCACGATGCAGTCGTCGGAGGCGTTGGCCGCGCCCGACAGACCGGTACGGGCTCCCTGCGGGACGACCGGGACGCGCAGGGCCGTGGCGGTGCGCATGATGTGCTGGACCTGCTCGACCGTGCGCGGGAGCACCACGACGGCCGGAGTGCCCGCATCGCAGAAGCTCGCCATGTCGTGGGCGTACGAGGCGGTGATGTCCGGATCGGTGATCAGGGCCTCGGCGGGAAGCCCCGCACGCAGTTGTTCGAGGAGTCCATTCATGATCCAAGCGTGACACCCGGGCCCATTGGTGTGAACCCGTCTGCCGCAGCCTTCGCAAGACGTGGTGTGCTCTTCGTACTGACGCAGAGTGATCGGCATGGATGTCACGCCGCAGCAGCCTCCGAAGTCCCCCCATTCGACCGCTCCTCCCCTTGAGCCTCCCGGAACCGACCCCGCACAGCGCGTGCCGTCGGATCCGGTGCCGCCGGACCCCGCTCCGGCCGAGCTGCCGCCCGTCTCGCTGCGCACGACGCTGCGCAGGGCGGCCATGGGCGCGGTGGCGGGTGCGGTGCTGGTGACGGGTGCGGTGGTGGCCGTGCCGGAGGACGAGCAGAAGTCCGCGCCGCCACCGCCCGCGCCGGGTCCGGTCTCGCGGGCGCTGAAGGCCAGGGACATGGGCTCCCCCGCCTCGCTCTCCGATCTGACGGCGCTGATCGGGGACCGGCAGATGTGGGTGGGCACGCATCCCTCCGACGCGCGGTCGTGGGCGTTGCTCGGTACGGCCTACGTGGAGTGGGGTCAGCGTTCCGCGGACGCGACGTACTACGGGCGGGCCGAGCAGGCGCTGAAGCGCTCGCTGAACGTCGAGCCGGGTGAGAGCGGGAACACGGCGGCCTGGGTGGGGCTCGCGGCGCTCGCCAATGCCCGGCAGGACTTCGTCACGGCGAAGAAGTGGGGCGAGACGGTCCGGGCGCGGCAGCCGAAGCAGTGGAGCGTGTATCCGGCCCTGATCGACGCGTACAACGGCCTGGGTGACTACAAGTCCGCGAACACGGCGGTGGAGAAGTTCTCGGCGCTGCACTTCGGCGCCCCCGCGCTCATGCGCGCGGCGCAGCGGCAGAGGGACCTCGGCCGGCGCGACGAAGCGCTGGCAGGCGCGCAGAGCGCGGCGGACCGGGCCACCACACAGGCGCAGAAGGCGGAGTGCCTGTATCTGCTGGGCGAACTGGCCTGGGAGCGGGGCGAGCCCGACGAGGCGGTGGCGCAGTACGGCGCGGCACTGCGGACCGACCGTGCCCACCATCCCTCGCTCGCGGGCCGGGCCAGGGCGCTGGTGGCGCTCGGCCGTACGGACGAGGCGGAGCGCGACTACAAGGCGGCGCTGGCCGACCTCCCCCGGCCCGAGTACCTGCTGGAGCTGGGAGAGTTGTACGAGTCGC
This sequence is a window from Streptomyces sp. NBC_01217. Protein-coding genes within it:
- a CDS encoding FAD-binding oxidoreductase, with amino-acid sequence MNGLLEQLRAGLPAEALITDPDITASYAHDMASFCDAGTPAVVVLPRTVEQVQHIMRTATALRVPVVPQGARTGLSGAANASDDCIVLSLVKMDRILEINPVDRIAVVEPGVINAVLSRAVNEHGLYYPPDPSSWEMCTIGGNIGTASGGLCCVKYGVTAEYVLGLDVVLADGRLLTTGRRTAKGVAGYDLTRLFVGSEGSLGVVVKAVLALRPQPPQQLVLAAEFPSAATACEAICRIMERGHTPSLLELMDRTTVQAVNRLAGMGLPDSTEALLLAAFDTPDPSADLAAVAELCTAAGATEVVPAEDAAESEMLLQARRMSLTALETVKSATMIDDVCVPRSKLGAMLEGTAAVAEKYDLTIGVCAHAGDGNTHPVVCFDHTDADESRRARESFDEIMALGLELGGTITGEHGVGVLKKEWLARELGEVSVELHRGIKQAFDPLGLLNPGKVF
- a CDS encoding tetratricopeptide repeat protein, translating into MDVTPQQPPKSPHSTAPPLEPPGTDPAQRVPSDPVPPDPAPAELPPVSLRTTLRRAAMGAVAGAVLVTGAVVAVPEDEQKSAPPPPAPGPVSRALKARDMGSPASLSDLTALIGDRQMWVGTHPSDARSWALLGTAYVEWGQRSADATYYGRAEQALKRSLNVEPGESGNTAAWVGLAALANARQDFVTAKKWGETVRARQPKQWSVYPALIDAYNGLGDYKSANTAVEKFSALHFGAPALMRAAQRQRDLGRRDEALAGAQSAADRATTQAQKAECLYLLGELAWERGEPDEAVAQYGAALRTDRAHHPSLAGRARALVALGRTDEAERDYKAALADLPRPEYLLELGELYESLGRDDEARSQYEQLTEDLARDAGQGVDNALLRGRYEADHGDADVAVQLLKAEWAKSHRSAAVADALGWALHRSGDSSAALEYATRAVGAGSRNASYTAHLGAIQKDLNDDGPARRSLGEALRINPHFSPLEAPAAKEALEDLGGPVTDGPQDAEPAGADVEPAKAPASHVRSSR